The proteins below are encoded in one region of Streptomyces cyanogenus:
- a CDS encoding Gfo/Idh/MocA family protein, which produces MTATPLRVGLIGYGLAGSVFHAPLIAATEGLALDTVVTSHPERQQQARAEFPDVRLAAGAEELFDRADDLDLVVVASPNKTHVPLATAALKAGLPVVVDKPVAGTAAEARELAALAEERGLLLSVFQNRRWDNDFLTLRRLLADGELGDAWRFESRFERWRPQPKGGWRESGDPAEIGGLLYDLGSHVVDQALVLFGPVTEVYAETDVRRPGAETDDDTFIALTHASGVRSHLYVSATAAQLGPRFRVLGSRAGYVKYGLDPQEAALREGSRPGTVADWGAEDESLWGRIGSGESPLSGGGTPVPTLAGDYPAYYAAVAAAVRGAGPNPVSALEAAAALDVLEAARRSARDKVTVTL; this is translated from the coding sequence ATGACTGCTACCCCCCTCCGCGTCGGCCTGATCGGCTACGGCCTCGCCGGCTCCGTCTTCCACGCCCCGCTGATCGCCGCCACCGAGGGCCTCGCCCTGGACACCGTGGTCACCTCCCACCCGGAGCGGCAGCAGCAGGCCCGCGCCGAGTTCCCCGACGTCCGGCTCGCCGCCGGCGCCGAGGAGCTGTTCGACCGCGCGGACGACCTGGACCTGGTCGTCGTGGCCTCCCCGAACAAGACGCACGTCCCGCTGGCCACGGCCGCCCTGAAGGCCGGCCTGCCGGTGGTCGTGGACAAGCCGGTCGCCGGCACCGCCGCCGAGGCCCGCGAGCTGGCCGCTCTCGCCGAGGAGCGCGGCCTGCTCCTGTCGGTCTTCCAGAACCGCCGCTGGGACAACGACTTCCTGACCCTCCGCCGGCTCCTCGCGGACGGCGAACTCGGCGACGCCTGGCGCTTCGAGTCCCGCTTCGAGCGCTGGCGCCCCCAGCCCAAGGGCGGCTGGCGCGAGTCCGGCGACCCCGCAGAGATCGGAGGTCTGCTCTACGACCTCGGCAGCCACGTCGTCGACCAGGCCTTGGTCCTCTTCGGCCCGGTCACCGAGGTCTACGCCGAGACGGACGTCCGCCGCCCGGGCGCCGAGACCGACGACGACACCTTCATCGCGCTCACGCACGCGAGCGGCGTCCGCTCCCACCTCTACGTCTCCGCGACGGCCGCCCAGCTCGGCCCCCGTTTCCGGGTGCTGGGCTCCCGCGCGGGTTACGTCAAGTACGGCCTGGACCCCCAGGAGGCGGCCCTGCGCGAGGGCAGCCGCCCCGGCACCGTCGCCGACTGGGGTGCCGAGGACGAGTCGCTGTGGGGCCGTATCGGCTCCGGCGAATCCCCCCTGTCGGGTGGCGGCACCCCCGTTCCGACCCTGGCGGGCGACTACCCCGCCTACTACGCGGCCGTCGCCGCCGCTGTGCGCGGCGCAGGTCCCAACCCGGTGAGCGCCCTGGAGGCGGCCGCCGCGCTCGACGTACTGGAAGCGGCCCGCAGGTCCGCCCGAGACAAGGTGACGGTGACCCTCTGA
- a CDS encoding heme-degrading domain-containing protein gives MQHTQITPRSTPELTPSLEELEAQERRLVFRQFTHEDAWALGSLLVELARERQAPVAIDIHRAGQQLFHAALPGSSPDNDAWIVRKRRVVERYRAASYLVGARFRAKGTTFEEASRLDADEYAAHGGSFPISVEGVGVIGAVTVSGLPQLQDHRLVVEALEEFLGRSAD, from the coding sequence ATGCAGCACACGCAGATCACGCCCCGGTCGACACCCGAACTGACGCCGAGCCTGGAGGAGCTGGAGGCCCAGGAACGCCGGCTGGTCTTCCGGCAGTTCACCCACGAGGACGCCTGGGCCCTCGGTTCCCTGCTGGTGGAGCTGGCCCGGGAGCGCCAGGCGCCGGTCGCCATCGACATCCACCGCGCCGGCCAGCAGCTCTTCCACGCCGCCCTGCCGGGCTCCTCCCCGGACAACGACGCCTGGATCGTCCGCAAGCGCCGGGTGGTGGAGCGCTACCGTGCCGCCTCCTACCTGGTCGGGGCCCGCTTCCGCGCCAAGGGCACGACCTTCGAGGAGGCCTCCCGCCTCGACGCGGACGAGTACGCCGCCCACGGCGGGTCCTTCCCCATCTCGGTCGAGGGCGTGGGCGTGATCGGCGCGGTGACCGTCTCCGGCCTGCCTCAGCTCCAGGACCACCGGCTCGTGGTGGAGGCGCTGGAGGAGTTCCTCGGCCGTTCGGCCGACTGA
- a CDS encoding LLM class F420-dependent oxidoreductase has translation MTTSLKETTGRYGVWSVELRSDDPARRGELDEAAAELEELGYGALWLGGNSTADHAAPLIGATRRIVVGTSIQSVWQQDAATTAAAFAEVETAHPGRFALGLGVSHGPLVEGYHRPYTAMTGYLDELDKAGVPAGRRVLAALGPKMLGLSRDRAAGAIPYLVTPEHTAQAREILGEQALLAPEFKVVLEADPARARETARAYLARYLELPNYTNNFLRLGFSEDDIAGGGSDRLIDAVFAWGDETRIRERVSAFHEAGADHVALQVVTAADGSVLPREEWRRLASLLG, from the coding sequence ATGACCACCTCGCTGAAGGAGACCACCGGCCGCTACGGCGTCTGGAGCGTCGAGCTGCGCTCGGACGACCCGGCCCGGCGCGGCGAACTGGACGAGGCCGCGGCCGAGCTGGAGGAACTCGGGTACGGCGCCCTCTGGTTGGGCGGCAACAGCACCGCCGACCACGCGGCCCCGCTGATCGGCGCGACGCGCCGCATCGTCGTCGGCACCAGCATCCAGAGCGTCTGGCAGCAGGACGCGGCCACGACCGCGGCCGCCTTCGCCGAGGTGGAGACGGCCCATCCCGGCCGCTTCGCACTGGGCCTCGGTGTGAGCCACGGCCCTCTGGTGGAGGGCTACCACCGTCCGTACACGGCCATGACCGGCTACCTCGACGAGCTGGACAAGGCGGGCGTACCCGCCGGCCGTCGCGTGCTCGCCGCGCTGGGCCCGAAGATGCTGGGCCTGTCCCGCGACCGCGCGGCCGGCGCGATCCCCTACCTGGTCACGCCCGAGCACACCGCGCAGGCCCGCGAGATCCTCGGCGAACAGGCCCTGCTCGCCCCGGAGTTCAAGGTGGTCCTGGAGGCCGACCCGGCCCGCGCCCGGGAGACGGCCCGCGCCTACCTGGCCCGTTACCTCGAACTCCCCAACTACACCAACAACTTCCTCCGCCTGGGCTTCTCCGAGGACGACATCGCCGGCGGCGGCAGCGACCGCCTCATCGACGCGGTCTTCGCGTGGGGCGACGAGACCCGGATCCGCGAGCGCGTCAGCGCCTTCCACGAGGCGGGCGCCGACCATGTCGCCCTCCAGGTCGTGACCGCGGCCGACGGCAGCGTCCTGCCGAGGGAGGAATGGCGCCGGCTGGCCTCGCTGCTCGGGTAA
- a CDS encoding fumarylacetoacetate hydrolase family protein, translating into MKLLRVGTAGAERPALLDAEGTLRDLSGLVDDIDGALLADDTALDRVRAAAASGELPALDAAGLRIGPPLGRIGKIVCIGLNYHDHARETGVEAPPEPVVFLKAPDTVIGPHDTVLVPRGSVKTDWEVELAVVIGRTARYLDSAEEGLAHVAGYAVAHDVSEREFQIERGGTWDKGKNCETFNPLGPWLVTADEVPDPQRLPLRLWVNGELKQDGTTAEQIFPVGEVVRYLSRFMTLYPGDVVSTGTPAGVAMGRPEPKPYLRAGDVVELEIEGLGRQRQELKDA; encoded by the coding sequence ATGAAGCTGCTGCGAGTCGGTACGGCAGGGGCCGAGCGCCCCGCGCTGCTCGACGCCGAGGGGACCCTGCGGGACCTGTCGGGCCTCGTGGACGACATCGACGGCGCGCTCCTCGCCGACGACACCGCGCTCGACCGGGTGCGGGCGGCGGCCGCGTCCGGTGAGCTGCCCGCGCTGGACGCGGCTGGACTCCGGATCGGCCCCCCGCTCGGCCGCATCGGCAAGATCGTGTGCATCGGGCTCAACTACCACGACCACGCCCGCGAGACGGGTGTCGAGGCGCCGCCGGAGCCGGTGGTCTTCCTCAAGGCGCCGGACACGGTCATCGGGCCGCACGACACGGTGCTGGTGCCGCGCGGCTCGGTGAAGACCGACTGGGAGGTCGAACTCGCGGTCGTCATCGGCCGTACGGCCCGCTACCTGGACTCCGCCGAGGAGGGCCTCGCGCACGTCGCCGGGTACGCGGTGGCGCACGACGTCTCCGAGCGGGAGTTCCAGATCGAGCGCGGCGGCACGTGGGACAAGGGCAAGAACTGCGAGACGTTCAACCCGCTGGGGCCGTGGCTGGTGACGGCCGACGAGGTCCCGGACCCGCAGCGGCTGCCGCTGCGGCTGTGGGTGAACGGAGAGCTGAAGCAGGACGGTACGACGGCCGAGCAGATCTTCCCCGTGGGGGAGGTCGTGCGGTACCTCAGCCGGTTCATGACGCTGTACCCCGGGGACGTCGTCAGCACGGGCACGCCGGCGGGGGTGGCCATGGGGCGGCCCGAGCCGAAGCCGTACCTGAGGGCCGGGGACGTGGTCGAGCTGGAGATCGAGGGGCTCGGGCGGCAGCGGCAGGAACTGAAGGACGCGTAG
- a CDS encoding YidC/Oxa1 family membrane protein insertase encodes MSVFARLVEHLADLLTPLFHASAAAAAIVLFTALVRLLVHPLSRAAARGRRARAALQPRITALREKHAGNPQRLQQAVLELHAEEKVSPRSGCLPSLLQVPAFFLLYHLFSSSTIGGEDNALLGHRLFAAPLGGRWADAMADGGVFGPAGVVYLGLFAVVAAVAAVNFRRARRTIAEQSAPAAAGDQVPGLAAVTRVTPFLSFFTLVTVAVVPLAAALYVVTSTAWSAAEQALLSR; translated from the coding sequence ATGTCCGTTTTCGCCCGTCTGGTCGAGCACCTGGCCGACCTGCTCACCCCGCTCTTCCACGCCTCCGCCGCAGCCGCCGCGATCGTCCTGTTCACCGCACTCGTACGGCTCCTCGTCCACCCGCTGTCCCGGGCCGCCGCCCGCGGCCGGCGCGCCCGTGCCGCGCTCCAGCCGAGAATCACCGCACTGCGCGAGAAGCACGCCGGGAACCCGCAGCGGCTCCAGCAGGCGGTGCTGGAACTGCACGCCGAGGAGAAGGTCTCGCCGCGCTCCGGCTGCCTGCCCAGCCTGCTCCAGGTGCCCGCCTTCTTCCTGCTCTACCACCTCTTCTCCAGCTCCACGATCGGCGGTGAGGACAACGCCCTGCTCGGCCACCGGCTGTTCGCGGCACCGCTCGGCGGACGCTGGGCGGACGCGATGGCGGACGGCGGGGTGTTCGGCCCGGCCGGAGTCGTCTACCTCGGCCTCTTCGCCGTCGTCGCGGCCGTCGCCGCCGTCAACTTCCGGCGCGCCCGGCGGACGATCGCCGAACAGTCCGCCCCGGCCGCCGCCGGCGACCAGGTGCCCGGTCTCGCCGCGGTCACCCGGGTCACCCCCTTCCTGTCCTTCTTCACCCTCGTCACCGTGGCGGTCGTCCCGCTCGCCGCCGCGCTGTACGTCGTCACCAGCACCGCCTGGAGCGCGGCGGAACAGGCGCTGCTGTCCCGCTGA
- a CDS encoding DUF6412 domain-containing protein, giving the protein MAGRVAVARPLALLLLLAQLLVLQTTLLGTGGLTTAVALAATATAAAALTACALLAARSVPAVPPTRVRTAIRDRARRTAFLPQRDPDAPGRRRPRAPGHAGPATAA; this is encoded by the coding sequence ATGGCCGGCCGTGTCGCCGTCGCGCGCCCCCTCGCCCTCCTGCTGCTCCTGGCGCAGCTGCTGGTCCTCCAGACCACGCTCCTCGGCACCGGCGGCCTCACCACCGCCGTCGCCCTCGCGGCGACCGCCACCGCGGCCGCCGCGCTCACCGCCTGCGCCCTGCTGGCCGCACGCAGCGTGCCCGCCGTACCACCCACCCGCGTCCGCACGGCGATACGCGACCGGGCCCGCCGTACGGCCTTCCTGCCCCAGCGCGATCCCGACGCGCCCGGCCGGCGGCGGCCCAGAGCGCCCGGGCACGCCGGTCCGGCGACCGCCGCGTAG
- a CDS encoding winged helix-turn-helix transcriptional regulator: MDGMALGKDYVTQECSIARALEVVGERWTLLVVRDAIYGVRRYNDFLVHLGIPRAVLSARLRTLTEEGILEKRRYQEAPPRDEYVVTERGAALWPVLRALGRWGREHVDGSRLRSFRHADCGGDVEPSGKCAECGTLVPVADVVMVPGPELDSAPADPVSRALLRPKRLLEPLVTDPVHLAD; the protein is encoded by the coding sequence GTGGATGGCATGGCACTGGGCAAGGACTACGTGACGCAGGAGTGCTCGATCGCCCGGGCGCTCGAGGTCGTGGGCGAGCGGTGGACGCTGCTGGTCGTCCGCGACGCGATCTACGGCGTCCGGCGCTACAACGACTTCCTCGTCCACCTCGGCATCCCGCGCGCCGTCCTCTCCGCCCGGCTCCGGACGCTCACCGAGGAGGGCATCCTCGAAAAGCGCCGGTACCAGGAGGCCCCGCCCCGCGACGAGTACGTCGTCACCGAGCGCGGTGCCGCCCTCTGGCCCGTGCTCCGCGCCCTCGGCCGCTGGGGCCGTGAACACGTCGACGGCAGCCGGCTGCGGTCCTTCCGGCACGCGGACTGCGGAGGGGACGTCGAGCCGTCCGGAAAGTGCGCGGAGTGCGGAACTCTCGTGCCGGTCGCGGACGTTGTCATGGTGCCGGGGCCGGAACTGGACTCCGCCCCGGCGGATCCGGTCAGCAGGGCGCTGCTGCGGCCGAAGCGGCTGCTGGAGCCCCTGGTGACCGATCCGGTGCACCTGGCAGACTGA
- a CDS encoding MFS transporter translates to MTRLDSATTPAAVRGAPAPDIPVRPRATLALTSAATAVALMTYTAPMVTLPDTASALHTPLSAQAWLLNGAPLGLAALLLVAGSLADDHGRRRIFLSGTLALGLTTALAAFTTSTWQFTLARIAQGAACAALLASSLGLIVHAFPSPRGRLHATGVWGAFVSGGIAVGPLLAGALPSWRAGYVVLGAAALVVAALGTRALAESRAPRGGRPDVLGALTFGLALVALVAALTLGRDGWLRAPVGLLFAAAVVLVAVFVAVERRTGTPMIDLALLRHGRFLASSAGGLFTGLAVIGLFSFLPALLQQALGLSPPATAWLFLLWSGLSFAVALQVKHLAGRVAPRTQLALGFALHTIAMAAMLGAVGSGSWPRLLPGLIVGGVGSGLLNGALPLLAVESVPPQRAAMGSGAQQTFRYVGSCAGVALTIAVATSADGPARGANLALLVSAGLAVAGAVSVLALRERA, encoded by the coding sequence ATGACCCGGCTCGACTCCGCCACCACCCCCGCGGCCGTACGCGGTGCCCCCGCCCCGGACATCCCCGTACGCCCCCGCGCCACCCTCGCCCTGACCAGCGCGGCCACCGCCGTGGCCCTCATGACCTACACGGCCCCGATGGTCACGCTGCCGGACACCGCCTCCGCCCTGCACACCCCGCTCTCCGCCCAGGCCTGGCTGCTGAACGGCGCCCCCCTCGGCCTCGCCGCGCTCCTCCTGGTGGCCGGCAGCCTCGCCGACGACCACGGCCGGCGCCGGATCTTCCTCTCCGGCACCCTGGCCCTCGGCCTCACCACCGCCCTCGCCGCGTTCACCACGTCGACGTGGCAGTTCACCCTGGCCCGCATCGCCCAGGGCGCGGCCTGCGCGGCCCTGCTGGCCAGCAGCCTCGGCCTGATCGTGCACGCCTTCCCCAGCCCGCGCGGCCGGCTGCACGCCACCGGCGTGTGGGGCGCCTTCGTCAGCGGCGGCATCGCCGTGGGCCCGCTGCTCGCGGGCGCGCTGCCGAGCTGGCGGGCGGGCTACGTCGTACTGGGCGCCGCCGCCCTCGTCGTGGCCGCGCTCGGCACCCGGGCGCTGGCCGAGTCGCGCGCCCCGCGCGGCGGCCGGCCGGACGTGCTGGGCGCTCTCACCTTCGGACTGGCCCTGGTGGCCCTGGTCGCGGCCCTGACCCTGGGCCGGGACGGCTGGCTGCGCGCACCGGTCGGCCTGTTGTTCGCGGCGGCCGTCGTGCTGGTCGCGGTGTTCGTCGCGGTGGAGCGCCGGACCGGCACCCCGATGATCGACCTCGCCCTCCTGCGCCACGGCCGCTTCCTGGCCTCCTCCGCGGGCGGCCTGTTCACCGGCCTGGCCGTGATCGGCCTGTTCAGCTTCCTGCCCGCGCTGCTCCAGCAGGCACTGGGCCTCTCCCCGCCGGCCACCGCATGGCTGTTCCTGCTCTGGTCCGGACTGAGCTTCGCCGTCGCCCTCCAGGTCAAGCACCTGGCCGGCCGGGTCGCCCCGCGCACCCAGCTCGCCCTCGGCTTCGCCCTGCACACGATCGCCATGGCGGCGATGCTCGGCGCGGTCGGCTCCGGCTCCTGGCCCCGCCTGCTGCCCGGCCTGATCGTCGGCGGCGTCGGCAGCGGTCTGCTCAACGGCGCGCTGCCGCTGCTCGCCGTCGAATCGGTGCCGCCCCAGCGGGCCGCGATGGGCTCCGGCGCCCAGCAGACCTTCCGCTACGTCGGCTCCTGCGCCGGCGTGGCCCTGACCATCGCCGTCGCCACCTCCGCCGACGGGCCGGCCCGGGGCGCGAACCTCGCGCTGCTGGTGTCGGCGGGGCTCGCGGTGGCGGGCGCGGTGAGCGTGCTGGCGCTGCGGGAGCGGGCGTGA
- a CDS encoding class E sortase translates to MRAVAGVRVVGHGDRRRGARRRRVLWSGGEVLVTAGLVLLLLVVHQLWWTNREARRGAAREVAALEREWGSGTTAGPGAPPGGSGTASAPGSAAPAPGTSRAPRRDVPASPPRRSRAYAVLSIPRLHLRVPVAEGVGKADVLNKGYVGHYRGTQQPGQAGNFALAGHRNTHGEPFRYLPRLRRGDAVEVETRTATYTYGVDRILPRTSALDSGVVRPVPRSLVRPGYGYHEPGHYLTLTTCTPEFTSRYRLVVWAELVSVRPR, encoded by the coding sequence ATGCGGGCTGTGGCGGGCGTGCGGGTCGTGGGGCACGGCGATCGGCGCAGGGGCGCCCGGCGCAGGCGGGTGCTGTGGAGCGGGGGCGAGGTGCTCGTGACGGCCGGGCTGGTCCTCCTGCTGCTGGTGGTGCACCAGCTGTGGTGGACCAACCGCGAGGCCCGGCGCGGGGCCGCGCGCGAGGTGGCGGCGCTGGAACGGGAGTGGGGCAGCGGTACGACGGCCGGCCCCGGCGCACCTCCCGGCGGTTCCGGTACGGCCTCGGCCCCCGGATCCGCCGCCCCCGCCCCCGGCACGTCCCGCGCGCCGCGGCGGGACGTACCCGCGTCCCCGCCCCGGCGGTCCCGGGCGTACGCCGTGCTCAGCATCCCCCGGCTGCACCTGCGCGTCCCCGTCGCCGAGGGAGTCGGCAAGGCGGACGTGCTGAACAAGGGGTACGTCGGTCACTACCGCGGGACCCAGCAGCCGGGCCAGGCCGGGAACTTCGCGCTCGCCGGGCACCGGAACACGCACGGCGAGCCCTTCCGGTACCTGCCCCGGCTGCGGCGGGGCGACGCCGTCGAGGTGGAGACGCGGACGGCGACGTACACCTACGGCGTCGACCGGATCCTGCCGCGCACGTCGGCGCTGGACTCGGGGGTCGTCCGGCCCGTCCCGCGCTCGCTGGTCCGGCCCGGATACGGCTACCACGAGCCGGGGCACTACCTCACCCTGACCACCTGCACCCCCGAGTTCACCTCCCGGTACCGGCTGGTGGTGTGGGCCGAGCTGGTGTCCGTGCGGCCCAGGTGA
- a CDS encoding TIGR03943 family putative permease subunit: MKRSLQAGLLVLCGLGLLHVSLFTDLCLRYVKEGMRLPLIASGVVLLVLGIASVVLDRAEEADEHHHHGHSGVPRVTWLLLLPALSLLVYAPPALGAYTAARQPAKAVVHDSDFDPLPRTSPLPMTLSDFTSRVRQDRGQAIKGRTIRMTGFVTPGDGGSWELTRIILNCCAADAQSVKVRIHGGPALPANTWVTVTGTWHPGGTLGTGSAQVGLDARTVTKVPRPANGYQDALPLG, from the coding sequence GTGAAACGTTCGCTCCAGGCGGGCCTCCTCGTCCTCTGCGGGCTCGGGCTGCTGCACGTCTCCCTCTTCACGGACCTGTGCCTGCGCTACGTCAAGGAGGGCATGCGGCTCCCGCTCATCGCCTCCGGGGTCGTCCTGCTCGTGCTCGGGATCGCGAGCGTCGTACTCGACAGGGCGGAGGAGGCCGATGAGCACCACCACCACGGCCACTCCGGTGTGCCCCGCGTCACCTGGCTGCTCCTGCTGCCCGCCCTCAGCCTGCTCGTCTACGCCCCGCCCGCCCTCGGCGCCTACACCGCCGCCCGGCAGCCGGCGAAGGCCGTCGTCCACGACAGCGACTTCGATCCGCTGCCGCGCACCTCGCCACTGCCCATGACCCTCTCCGACTTCACCAGCCGGGTACGGCAGGACCGGGGACAGGCCATCAAGGGGCGCACGATCCGGATGACCGGGTTCGTCACCCCCGGGGACGGCGGGAGCTGGGAGCTGACCCGGATCATCCTCAACTGCTGTGCCGCCGACGCCCAGTCCGTGAAGGTGCGGATCCACGGCGGGCCCGCCCTGCCCGCGAACACCTGGGTGACGGTCACCGGGACCTGGCACCCGGGCGGAACGCTGGGCACGGGCTCCGCGCAGGTCGGGCTGGACGCCCGTACCGTCACGAAGGTGCCCCGGCCGGCGAACGGCTACCAGGACGCCCTGCCGCTCGGCTGA
- a CDS encoding permease — protein MQKTGALVVDDQAAVLDDGREPPRHWPLLLVGAAVVPGTLLFLLGRWGDAPAVQAWRTVCLAVTVQALPFLLLGTALSGAINAFVPEGVFNRILPRRPVLAVPVAGVAGAVLPGCECASVPVAGSLIGRGVPPAAAFAFLLSAPAINPVVLTATAIAFPGNPAMVLARLLASLATALVMGWLWLRFGRAEWLKPVVRHTGHRPGRSRLDEFRRGFQHDFLHAGGFLVLGAIAAATFNVAVPRSVLDTFAAAPWLSVLFLAGLAVLLAVCSEADAFLAASLTGFPPVARLAFMVVGPMVDLKLIALQAGTFGRAFAVRFSAATVVVAVACSALTGWGLL, from the coding sequence ATGCAGAAGACGGGTGCGCTGGTCGTGGACGATCAAGCGGCTGTCCTGGACGACGGGCGTGAGCCGCCCCGGCACTGGCCCCTCCTTCTCGTCGGCGCCGCCGTCGTCCCCGGTACCCTCCTCTTCCTCCTCGGGCGCTGGGGGGACGCCCCGGCCGTGCAGGCCTGGCGGACCGTGTGCCTGGCCGTGACCGTGCAGGCCCTGCCGTTCCTCCTGCTCGGTACGGCCCTGTCCGGAGCGATCAACGCCTTCGTGCCGGAGGGGGTGTTCAACAGGATCCTGCCCCGGCGGCCCGTGCTCGCCGTACCCGTGGCCGGGGTCGCCGGAGCCGTCCTGCCGGGGTGCGAGTGCGCCTCGGTGCCGGTCGCGGGGAGCCTGATCGGGCGCGGGGTGCCACCGGCCGCCGCCTTCGCGTTCCTGCTGTCCGCGCCCGCCATCAACCCCGTGGTGCTCACCGCCACCGCGATCGCGTTCCCCGGGAACCCCGCCATGGTGCTCGCCCGGCTGCTCGCCTCCCTCGCCACCGCCCTCGTCATGGGGTGGCTGTGGCTCCGGTTCGGGCGGGCCGAGTGGCTCAAGCCCGTCGTACGGCACACCGGGCACCGGCCGGGGCGCAGCCGCCTCGACGAGTTCCGGCGCGGGTTCCAGCACGACTTCCTGCACGCCGGCGGGTTCCTGGTGCTCGGTGCCATCGCCGCGGCCACCTTCAACGTCGCCGTCCCGCGCTCCGTGCTCGACACCTTCGCCGCGGCGCCCTGGCTGTCCGTGCTGTTCCTCGCCGGGCTGGCCGTACTGCTCGCGGTGTGCTCCGAGGCGGACGCCTTCCTGGCCGCCTCGCTGACCGGGTTCCCGCCGGTGGCGCGGCTGGCGTTCATGGTGGTGGGGCCCATGGTCGACCTGAAGCTGATCGCCCTGCAGGCGGGCACCTTCGGGCGGGCCTTCGCGGTGCGGTTCTCCGCCGCCACCGTCGTCGTCGCCGTCGCGTGCAGCGCGCTGACCGGATGGGGGCTGCTGTGA
- a CDS encoding tetratricopeptide repeat protein translates to MRPDTPAENVDHTAEAARLERTAGLYPEDAETLLLRAAAHLELSGDRPAATTLYDRLLASAETLDNPALVRALKASNLWEYGHEAEARAIIEGIRTAAPRDPAPWVIVAEALESHDELEAAAETFGEAARLLLGSSDEPPATTHPLLYGRHRVRRMLGLPHDDWDTLADTLHTSPVSLDELHDPKRVWSLGSDNPAELVAEISRLRAELGAYREALSRPFPVAVLHWPAPELSELLSAYPTLSTEYPSHAEHLSTIESSLRELSASGTANLGIVTGTVPSYEAFAASEGTSPADPTLLPQYATTLAARGRAVAWPPGRGAGCWCGAGESYESCHGA, encoded by the coding sequence ATGCGCCCCGACACGCCTGCCGAGAACGTCGACCACACCGCCGAAGCGGCACGCCTGGAGCGGACCGCCGGCCTGTACCCGGAGGACGCCGAGACCCTCCTCCTGCGGGCGGCGGCCCACTTGGAACTGTCCGGCGACCGCCCCGCGGCGACGACCCTGTACGACCGCCTGCTCGCGTCCGCCGAGACGCTGGACAACCCGGCCCTGGTCCGCGCCCTGAAGGCGTCGAACCTGTGGGAGTACGGCCATGAGGCGGAGGCGAGGGCGATCATCGAGGGCATCCGCACCGCGGCTCCCCGGGACCCGGCTCCCTGGGTGATCGTGGCCGAGGCCCTCGAATCGCACGACGAACTGGAGGCGGCGGCGGAGACGTTCGGTGAGGCCGCCCGCCTCCTGCTGGGGTCCTCGGACGAGCCCCCCGCCACCACCCACCCCCTCCTCTACGGCCGCCACCGGGTCCGCCGCATGCTGGGCCTCCCGCACGACGACTGGGACACCCTCGCGGACACCCTGCACACCTCCCCGGTCTCCCTGGACGAACTCCACGACCCCAAGCGCGTGTGGTCCCTGGGCTCGGACAACCCCGCGGAACTGGTGGCGGAGATCTCCCGCCTCCGAGCCGAACTCGGCGCCTACCGCGAGGCCCTGTCCCGCCCGTTCCCGGTGGCGGTCCTGCACTGGCCGGCCCCGGAACTGTCGGAGCTGCTGTCGGCGTACCCGACGCTGAGCACGGAGTACCCGTCCCACGCCGAGCACCTGTCGACCATAGAGTCCTCCCTCCGCGAACTCTCCGCCTCCGGCACGGCCAACCTGGGCATCGTCACCGGCACGGTCCCCTCGTACGAGGCCTTCGCAGCCTCGGAGGGCACCTCCCCGGCGGACCCCACCCTGCTGCCGCAGTACGCGACGACTCTGGCGGCCCGGGGGAGGGCTGTGGCCTGGCCTCCGGGGCGGGGGGCGGGGTGTTGGTGTGGGGCGGGTGAGAGCTACGAGAGCTGCCACGGAGCCTAG